The window TTTTCAGGAAGATAGCCTATTTTTGATTTAATAACAATATCATCAAGAGGTTTCCCAAGCAAAAAAGCCTTTCCCCTTGTGGGTCTCAAAAGCCCCACAAGGGTTTTTACAAGTGTACTTTTTCCAGCACCATTTGGACCTAAAAACCCAAACACCATGGGTTTTTCTATTTCAAGGTTTATATTAAAGCACCCGTTTTTAGACGAATATTCTTTTGTAAGGTTTTCTGTGTTCAGTATCAAGTACCATCCCTGCCTTTTTTATTTTTCAGTTATTTTAGCAAATTTGCAAATTCAAGAAGCTTTTGCTCGGAGGTAGACTCTGCTTTAATATATTTTACACTATTATTGTGGTCCACCCATACGATGGTCCTATCATTAGGATTGTTTTTAAGGTAGACAACCAGTCCGTCATTGCCTCCAATTTTAATTTTCCTATAATCATACAGATCCTTGTTCACAGGTACAGGGAGTGTTGAAAGAGGGTCTTTGATTGAAAGAAGCTGAGACCTTATATTGTTTGGAACAAACGGTAAGTTTGCTATTGTTTCATATATTTTAACCTCATCTAATTCAACTGGGGTTGTTAACTTTGGAACTTTTACAATTCCTATTTCTAATGATGGTATCATATATACAGTGCCTTTTTTGGACTCTTCAGAATTTTTTATAGGGTAGAACATTAAATTAAGTGCACCTTCTATGGTAAGCACAAACTCTTTCTGGTCAAGTGTTTGAGGTAGCAAGGTTTTGGAGCCAAGTGATTTTAAGAGCTGGTTTACTTTGTCAATGTCAAGTTTAAATTTTAATTCTATATTTGGATTCTCGTTTATCATCATACTCTTGATATTTTCTTTTTGCCAAAGATAAGCTATTTCATCAGGATTTATATTGTATTTTTTAAAAATGTTCTTTGCAGATTCAAATTCAGTTGAGTTTAATGATTCCACATATATGCTATTATTTTCTGAGCTTTTAAAATCAATTTTCCCAAATTGTTTTAAATCAATTGTAGAATTAGCATTAATCTGCTGCAGCTTGCTTTCAATTTCCTGAAGGTCAGAAATAGTAATTGCAACTGGCTCTATGGACGAAGCTCTGAAAATTTTCAAAGCATCTGATAAAGCCTTTCCAAATGGTGTAAATATTATGCTGACTAAAAAGATGACTGCTAAAGCTGCTGTAAGAACAACTTTTCTATTTTTATTAAGCATCCTCAATAACCCTCCCTTTTTGTTATTTGAGCTTAAATTGAGGACTTTTTGCATTTTCATAGATACAAACTCATCTGTCTCCTTCAGTTCATTATAGAGTTTTCTACACTTTCTGCACACAAGAAGATGTTTTTTTATTTGCAAACTTTCTTCTTTAGAAAGCACCCCATCAATGAACTCTTGGAGCTTTCCTTCGCTATAGCACATCAAATATCACTCTCCTTCCCCCTCTTCATATATTTTTCTGAACTTCCTTTGAGCTCTTGCAATCATAGTGCCAACAGAATTCGGGTTTATATTCATAATCTTTGCTATCTCTTCATATGTATATCCAGAGTATTTCAAAATTAGCAGCTCTCTTTGTTCCTCAGGCAGTTTTTCAAGTGCCATTTTGACTTGAAGTATTTCAATATCATCTTCTGGGGTTTGAGAAAGAAGCAGATACTTTTCTCCGAGAGTAGTTCTTTTTTGCGATTTTAAGTAGTTTATTGCAAGATTTTTTGCAACAGTAATAAGCCATCCTTGGATATTATCCTCGCGAGGGGGATTTTTAATGAGCTTGTAGAAAACCTCCTGTGCAATGTCTTCTGCCTCTTTTGAACTTTTCAATGTAAATAGCAGGTAATTTAACACCTTTTGATAGTATTTAGAGTAAATCTGCTCGAAGTCCAGCGACCCAAAACCCCCTTTGTTTTTTTGTTTTCTAATATTATAAACAATTTAAAAACAGGATTTGTGACATTATTAGAGGAATTAAAATCAAGGCTGCTTAATATAATATTGAAATAGAAAAGTGGGGGTATTAACCCCCACTTTGAATATGCTTTAGCGTAAGATAAACTATCTATTTTATCCACTCAACCACATTCCAGTTTCTTTCAGGTACTGTTTGAGGATAATTTTCAGTGTATCCTAAAGCAATTGCCCACAAAGGTTTGTATCCCTCAGGGATTTTCAGAAGTTTTATATAATCTTGTGCTTTTGGACTTGAAAAAAGTATCCCGACAAATCCTATCCAGCACGTTGCCAAACCGAGAGATTTTGCAGCAAGAAGGATGTTTTGGGTTGCAGCTGCACAGTCAACCTGGGCAGATTGACTATTTTCTTTTCCTGAAACAATTATAGCCATTGGGGCATTGTGGAAAACGTTAAAATCTTCTTTTGATGCGAATTTCTTTAAGTTTTCATCAGAAGACTGAAGCATAATATTTCTTATTTCTTGATTCATTTTGTTTAAAATATCAAGATTTTGAACTACTGTAAAAAACCATGGCTGACCATTTACTGCAGATGGAGCAAAGATTGCAGCTTCAAGTAAAAGTTTTATTTTTTCCTCTTCAACTTGGGTAGGTAAAAAACTTCTTACACTACGACGCTCTTTAATTGCTTTTATTACTTCATTTTCAAAAACACTGCTCATTTTGCAAGCACTCTCCCTTCAAAAGAGTTTCCAAAAAATTTAGTTTTCTAATTTCAAGACTCTAAAACTTGTTGGTTCTAAGTTGATTTCATAGATATTTTCATTTTCTGATATCATAGAAACTTTAAGATCAGAAGCTTTTAAAGGATCAACAAGTTTTTTATTTTTGTTCTTAATGTGTAAATTTACCTTAGTTCTGTAAGGCAAGAAGGACTCTATTATGAAAGTGCCATTGCTGTATACAAAAATAGCAATTTTTTCTTCAGCTTCAATGTAGAAATCAAAATTTTTCATAAATACCCTTCGAATTTCAGTCAAGACATCAAGTGGCCAGTTGTAAATGTCGGAGTAGTTTTCAGGTATTGTCAATGTATAAATAGTCCCTCTGCCATAAAAGTCTTTCATCAGGACAGGAAAGTTGTTTTCACCTGAGATTGCAACAATCTCCTGCCATGACGCATTTGTCCTGTGCTCTAAGACAGGAATTAGTATTTCTTTTTTACCATATACATACTTTGAAAATGAACACACTTCTGTTTTGATGGCAAATAAGTTTGTAAAAACCTTTTTGTCTGTCACTCTCACAGAGGTCAAATCTTCAATTCCTTTTCCTTGCATGGCTTTTAAAAAACCAGAGGTCATTATTACATCTTTTCCAGCTAAGAGATGATTTTTAAGCTTCTTAATGATATCTTTGTCATTTACACAGTCAGCTGTGATAAAAACAATATTACTGTTTTCAGGAAGATATGGAGTGAGTTCAAATGGTATTCCAACCATTCCTAAGTAGTCATAAATGTGGTCTTCACCATATGAATTAAATGGATGGTAAACAGGAATTCCTATAGGATTTTCAATGTATTTACAAATCTCATCAAGATGACGCAGCTGCAGCCCAAGTGCTGGGACAAATACAGAGTTTCTCAGGTGTGAGAAGTCAAACAAGGTAATTTCTTTTGCTTTTGCGAATACAGTTAAATTTGCTTGTTCAAGGTAGCTGCCAATATTATACAGACAATCTAAGGAGTCAAACCATCCACCAAGGTTTTTGCCTGGTTTTAGATTTTCAAACCATCTCAAAAGTGAATAGCTTGCATACCTTGGAAGATGCTGCTGTGTATAAGCAGGGTCGCGGGTCTCTGTACCTGTATAAGTATAATCAAAAATCTCTACCTGAGTTTGAGGGTTGTAACCTGTCTCTTGATACGACTCTATCCAATTTGGATATTTGATTATTAATTTTACATCTGGATTAACACTTTTTGCAGGCTTTATCACGTACTCTCTTGAAACCTCTGTCATTAAATTTAA is drawn from Caldicellulosiruptor diazotrophicus and contains these coding sequences:
- a CDS encoding sigma-70 family RNA polymerase sigma factor, which produces MLNYLLFTLKSSKEAEDIAQEVFYKLIKNPPREDNIQGWLITVAKNLAINYLKSQKRTTLGEKYLLLSQTPEDDIEILQVKMALEKLPEEQRELLILKYSGYTYEEIAKIMNINPNSVGTMIARAQRKFRKIYEEGEGE
- a CDS encoding permease; protein product: MAYKNFKLAIYCPAGFLKNVEFETLEKDLEFFKRHLDISKVYLETHRGADTVPREKMLRIKEFFERQNIKTSGGITATVVFGNEELDYYRIFNTFCYTNQKHLDKLKEIVQYTASLFDEIILDDFFFTACTCPSCISAKGNLSWSEFRLNLMTEVSREYVIKPAKSVNPDVKLIIKYPNWIESYQETGYNPQTQVEIFDYTYTGTETRDPAYTQQHLPRYASYSLLRWFENLKPGKNLGGWFDSLDCLYNIGSYLEQANLTVFAKAKEITLFDFSHLRNSVFVPALGLQLRHLDEICKYIENPIGIPVYHPFNSYGEDHIYDYLGMVGIPFELTPYLPENSNIVFITADCVNDKDIIKKLKNHLLAGKDVIMTSGFLKAMQGKGIEDLTSVRVTDKKVFTNLFAIKTEVCSFSKYVYGKKEILIPVLEHRTNASWQEIVAISGENNFPVLMKDFYGRGTIYTLTIPENYSDIYNWPLDVLTEIRRVFMKNFDFYIEAEEKIAIFVYSNGTFIIESFLPYRTKVNLHIKNKNKKLVDPLKASDLKVSMISENENIYEINLEPTSFRVLKLEN
- a CDS encoding anti-sigma factor family protein, yielding MCYSEGKLQEFIDGVLSKEESLQIKKHLLVCRKCRKLYNELKETDEFVSMKMQKVLNLSSNNKKGGLLRMLNKNRKVVLTAALAVIFLVSIIFTPFGKALSDALKIFRASSIEPVAITISDLQEIESKLQQINANSTIDLKQFGKIDFKSSENNSIYVESLNSTEFESAKNIFKKYNINPDEIAYLWQKENIKSMMINENPNIELKFKLDIDKVNQLLKSLGSKTLLPQTLDQKEFVLTIEGALNLMFYPIKNSEESKKGTVYMIPSLEIGIVKVPKLTTPVELDEVKIYETIANLPFVPNNIRSQLLSIKDPLSTLPVPVNKDLYDYRKIKIGGNDGLVVYLKNNPNDRTIVWVDHNNSVKYIKAESTSEQKLLEFANLLK
- a CDS encoding nitroreductase family protein — encoded protein: MSSVFENEVIKAIKERRSVRSFLPTQVEEEKIKLLLEAAIFAPSAVNGQPWFFTVVQNLDILNKMNQEIRNIMLQSSDENLKKFASKEDFNVFHNAPMAIIVSGKENSQSAQVDCAAATQNILLAAKSLGLATCWIGFVGILFSSPKAQDYIKLLKIPEGYKPLWAIALGYTENYPQTVPERNWNVVEWIK